In one Sphingomonas hankookensis genomic region, the following are encoded:
- the panC gene encoding pantoate--beta-alanine ligase, which translates to MQIIRRLESLREALGSFAEAGEAVALVPTMGALHAGHMALVDAARRLAPRVVVSIFVNPKQFGPNEDLARYPRREATDAQMLSDAGVDILWAPEVEEMYPSGFATNVSVAGVSEVLDGAHRPGHFDGVATVVAKLFGQVRPAVALFGEKDFQQLAVVRRMTADLDLGVEIVGVPTQREDDGLALSSRNIYLDEAERARAVTLPRAMGEAKRAIERGDDVATALSAAIATLTRAGFEPDYVTLVHADTLRDPVRGKPARLLAAARLGSTRLIDNIAVEFE; encoded by the coding sequence GTGCAAATTATCCGTCGACTGGAGTCGCTTCGCGAAGCGCTTGGCTCGTTTGCCGAGGCTGGCGAGGCCGTGGCACTGGTGCCGACCATGGGCGCGCTCCATGCCGGCCACATGGCGCTGGTCGATGCCGCCCGCCGCCTCGCCCCGCGCGTGGTCGTCTCGATCTTCGTGAACCCGAAACAGTTCGGCCCGAACGAAGACCTTGCCCGCTATCCCCGGCGCGAGGCGACCGATGCGCAGATGCTGTCCGACGCCGGCGTCGACATCCTGTGGGCACCCGAGGTCGAGGAAATGTACCCGTCGGGCTTCGCGACGAACGTCAGCGTGGCGGGCGTCAGCGAGGTGCTGGACGGCGCGCACCGCCCCGGCCATTTCGATGGCGTCGCGACCGTGGTCGCCAAACTGTTCGGGCAGGTCCGCCCGGCCGTCGCGCTGTTCGGCGAAAAGGATTTCCAGCAGCTCGCCGTCGTCCGCCGGATGACCGCCGACCTCGACCTGGGCGTCGAAATCGTCGGCGTACCGACCCAGCGCGAGGATGACGGCCTCGCTCTGTCGTCGCGCAACATCTATCTCGACGAGGCCGAACGCGCCCGCGCCGTCACCCTGCCGCGCGCGATGGGCGAGGCGAAGCGCGCGATCGAGCGCGGCGACGACGTCGCCACCGCCCTGTCCGCCGCGATCGCGACGCTCACCCGCGCCGGATTCGAACCCGATTACGTCACCCTGGTCCACGCCGACACGCTGCGCGACCCGGTGCGCGGCAAACCCGCGCGGTTGCTGGCCGCCGCGCGGCTGGGTTCGACGCGGCTGATCGACAATATCGCGGTGGAGTTCGAATAG
- the ppc gene encoding phosphoenolpyruvate carboxylase, translating to MTTLPPITNNPDIRFLGRLLGDVIRTYGGEALFKRIEHIRSTSVDRHRGVAGADTIDLGLDSLSLDDTIAFVRGFMMFSMLANLAEDRQGIAAEPGADVATAIEKLKAEGIGADAVRALLDHALIAPVLTAHPTEVRRKSMIDHKNRIADLMELKDQGRDETPEGDRVDEAILRQIALLWQTRVLRRERLYVADEVETALSYLRDIFLPTLPALYARWERVLGERPPSFLKPGSWIGGDRDGNPFVDAAAMRLALAKAAEAVLGYYLDQLHSLGAELSISTEHVAVDEAIAALADKSGDNAASRADEPFRRAISGIYARLAATHQKLTGKAAPRPGNLTGEPYADPAAFRADLATLARGLVQQGNGPLSTGGALGRLIRAVETFGFHLATLDMRQNSVIHESVVAELLKVAGVEDDYVALDEEARVALLRRELESPRPLVSPYADYSEQTASELAILREAAAAHARYGRECIRHYIVSMAQSVSDLLEVHLLLKESGLYVPGGEPQAHIMAIPLFETVADLEAAPDIMTKWLALPEVAAIARKRGHQEVMIGYSDSNKDGGYLTSTWQLSKGSTALAPVFEEAGIGMQLFHGRGGAVGRGGGSSFAAIRAQPHDTVQGRIRITEQGEVIAAKYGTRDSAVTNLEAMTSATLLASLEPEMLSPADAARFAAAMDTLSDTAFKTYRGLVYGTEGFTTFFRQATPIAEIAGLKIGSRPASRKKSDAIEDLRAIPWVFSWAQARIMLPGWYGVGAALTGFEDKGLLREMATAWPLFAATLANMEMVLAKSDMDVAARYAGLVEDKALSDAIFGRIQGGWQATHDGLLSVTRQTRLLEKSPALEASIRLRTPYIEPLNLLQIELLKRHRAGEADARIGEGILLSINAIATALRNSG from the coding sequence ATGACGACTCTGCCCCCCATCACGAACAATCCCGACATCCGCTTCCTCGGCCGGCTGCTGGGCGATGTCATCCGTACCTATGGCGGGGAGGCGCTGTTCAAGCGGATCGAGCATATCCGCTCCACCTCCGTCGACCGGCATCGCGGCGTGGCCGGGGCGGATACGATCGACCTGGGGCTGGACAGCCTCAGCCTCGACGACACCATCGCGTTCGTGCGCGGGTTCATGATGTTCTCGATGCTCGCCAATCTGGCCGAGGACCGGCAGGGCATCGCCGCCGAGCCGGGGGCGGATGTCGCCACCGCCATCGAGAAACTGAAGGCCGAGGGGATCGGCGCGGATGCGGTGCGGGCCTTGCTCGACCACGCCCTGATTGCGCCGGTGCTGACCGCGCACCCGACCGAGGTGCGGCGCAAGTCGATGATCGACCACAAGAACCGCATCGCCGACCTGATGGAACTGAAGGACCAGGGTCGCGACGAGACGCCGGAAGGCGACCGGGTGGACGAGGCGATCCTGCGCCAGATCGCGCTGCTGTGGCAGACCCGCGTGCTGCGGCGTGAGCGGCTGTACGTCGCCGACGAGGTGGAGACGGCGCTCAGCTATCTGCGCGACATCTTCCTGCCGACGCTCCCGGCGCTCTATGCCCGGTGGGAGCGGGTGCTGGGCGAGCGGCCGCCATCGTTCCTGAAGCCCGGCAGCTGGATCGGCGGCGATCGCGACGGCAACCCGTTCGTCGATGCCGCGGCGATGCGCCTGGCGCTGGCCAAGGCGGCGGAGGCGGTGCTCGGCTATTATCTGGACCAGCTCCACAGCCTGGGCGCCGAGCTGTCGATCTCGACCGAACATGTCGCCGTGGACGAGGCGATCGCGGCGCTGGCCGACAAGAGCGGCGACAATGCCGCATCCCGTGCCGACGAGCCGTTCCGTCGGGCGATCAGCGGTATCTATGCCCGGCTGGCGGCCACGCACCAGAAGCTGACCGGCAAGGCGGCGCCGCGTCCGGGCAACCTGACCGGCGAGCCCTATGCCGATCCGGCGGCGTTCCGCGCCGACCTCGCCACGCTGGCGCGCGGGCTGGTGCAGCAGGGCAATGGGCCGTTGTCGACCGGCGGGGCGCTCGGCCGGCTGATCCGTGCAGTCGAGACGTTCGGCTTCCACCTCGCCACGCTCGACATGCGCCAGAACAGCGTGATCCATGAGAGCGTCGTCGCCGAACTGCTGAAGGTCGCGGGCGTCGAGGACGATTATGTCGCGCTGGACGAGGAGGCGCGGGTGGCGCTGCTGCGGCGCGAGCTGGAAAGCCCGCGCCCGCTCGTCAGCCCCTATGCCGACTATTCGGAGCAGACCGCCTCCGAACTGGCGATCCTGCGCGAGGCGGCGGCGGCGCATGCCCGCTACGGCCGCGAGTGCATCCGCCACTACATCGTGTCGATGGCGCAGTCGGTGTCGGACCTGCTGGAGGTTCATCTGCTGCTGAAGGAATCGGGCCTGTACGTGCCGGGCGGGGAGCCGCAGGCGCATATCATGGCGATCCCGCTGTTCGAGACGGTCGCCGATCTGGAAGCCGCGCCCGACATCATGACCAAGTGGCTGGCGCTGCCCGAGGTCGCCGCCATCGCCCGCAAGCGGGGTCATCAGGAAGTGATGATCGGCTATTCCGATTCGAACAAGGATGGCGGTTACCTGACCTCGACGTGGCAGCTGTCGAAGGGGTCGACCGCGCTGGCGCCGGTGTTCGAGGAGGCGGGCATCGGCATGCAGCTGTTCCACGGGCGCGGCGGCGCGGTGGGGCGCGGCGGCGGGTCGTCTTTCGCCGCGATCCGGGCGCAGCCGCATGACACGGTGCAGGGCCGCATCCGCATCACCGAACAGGGCGAGGTGATCGCCGCCAAGTACGGCACGCGCGACAGTGCGGTGACGAATCTGGAGGCGATGACCTCGGCGACATTGCTCGCCAGCCTCGAACCCGAAATGCTGTCGCCCGCAGATGCAGCGCGCTTTGCGGCGGCAATGGACACGCTGTCGGATACCGCGTTCAAGACCTATCGCGGCCTCGTCTATGGCACCGAGGGGTTCACCACCTTCTTCCGCCAGGCGACTCCGATCGCCGAGATCGCCGGCCTGAAGATCGGATCGCGCCCGGCGAGCCGGAAGAAGTCGGACGCGATCGAGGATCTGCGTGCGATCCCGTGGGTGTTCAGCTGGGCACAGGCGCGGATCATGCTGCCGGGCTGGTACGGGGTCGGCGCGGCGCTGACCGGGTTCGAGGACAAGGGGTTGTTGCGCGAGATGGCGACCGCATGGCCGCTGTTCGCCGCGACGCTGGCCAATATGGAGATGGTGCTCGCCAAGTCCGACATGGACGTCGCCGCGCGCTATGCGGGTCTTGTCGAGGACAAGGCGCTGTCGGATGCGATCTTCGGCCGGATCCAGGGCGGCTGGCAGGCGACGCATGACGGGCTGTTGTCGGTCACGCGCCAGACCCGGCTGCTGGAGAAGAGTCCGGCGCTCGAGGCATCGATCCGGTTGCGCACGCCCTATATCGAGCCGCTGAACCTGTTGCAGATCGAGCTGCTGAAACGGCACCGCGCGGGCGAGGCGGATGCGCGGATCGGCGAGGGCATCCTGCTGTCGATCAACGCGATCGCGACGGCGCTGCGCAACAGCGGGTGA
- a CDS encoding HAD family hydrolase — MASIGDLRRRGKVVRASAMGHRDLAIYDMDKTITRVATWTPFLRHALKERGRGALWLLPIAGIAVAGYALKFYGRDRLKEMTHRLVLGRAVPDARLIETARAFARATVATGLLNGAKARIEADRAEGRMLVLATASYRFYAQEIAQLLGFDAVIATDCARGDTGDVLARIDGENCYGAAKLRAIEAWAQGQGIARGDVAVRFYSDHVSDAPVFEWADEPFPVNAHAPLKALARRRGWPVLDWRK, encoded by the coding sequence ATGGCATCCATCGGCGATTTGCGACGTCGCGGCAAGGTGGTACGCGCAAGCGCCATGGGCCACCGCGACCTCGCCATCTATGACATGGACAAGACCATCACCCGCGTCGCGACATGGACGCCGTTCCTGCGCCACGCGCTCAAGGAACGGGGGCGCGGCGCGCTGTGGCTGCTGCCCATCGCGGGCATCGCGGTCGCGGGCTATGCGCTGAAATTCTACGGTCGCGACCGGTTGAAGGAGATGACCCACCGCCTCGTGCTCGGCCGGGCGGTGCCCGATGCCCGGCTGATCGAAACGGCGCGCGCCTTTGCGCGAGCGACGGTCGCCACCGGTCTGCTCAACGGGGCGAAGGCACGGATCGAGGCGGACCGGGCGGAGGGGCGGATGCTGGTGCTCGCCACCGCATCCTACCGCTTCTACGCGCAGGAGATCGCACAGCTGCTGGGGTTCGACGCGGTGATCGCCACCGATTGCGCGCGGGGCGATACCGGCGACGTGCTGGCGCGGATCGACGGCGAGAATTGCTATGGCGCGGCCAAGCTGCGCGCGATCGAGGCGTGGGCGCAAGGGCAGGGCATCGCGCGCGGCGATGTCGCGGTACGCTTCTACAGCGACCATGTGTCCGACGCGCCGGTGTTCGAATGGGCGGACGAGCCGTTCCCGGTCAACGCCCATGCGCCGCTGAAAGCACTGGCACGCAGGCGCGGCTGGCCCGTGCTCGACTGGCGCAAGTGA
- a CDS encoding ABC transporter permease, whose translation MSASADFSHDRTDGGDVLRFTGNLSLSTVGDLPDRLSGYDGKVDRIDLSGVDRIDTVGAWVIHRFARDRNVTIDGLNADSQHLFDQVAAADDPVVRKDKALSPPLRALEEIGDAVTGSARQLLGLLGFMGATVLAFLNVLRHPRRFRFNATVQRFEVVGVSALGIIGLMSFLIGMVIAQQGAVQLRQFGAEVFTINLIGRLTFRELGVLMTAIMVAGRSGSAFAAQLGTMKLTEEIDAMRTIGVSPMEALVLPRVIAAIVMMLLLGFYASIIAIIGGGLLSWAQLGIPPITFVTRIREVVPITDLYIGLIKAPVFGAIIGISGCFHGMQVESDAEQVGNRTTAAVVQAIFLVIVLDAFFAIFFAWIGWI comes from the coding sequence ATGAGCGCTTCCGCCGATTTTTCGCACGACCGGACCGATGGCGGTGACGTGCTGCGGTTCACCGGCAACCTGTCGCTCAGCACGGTCGGCGACCTGCCCGACCGGCTGAGCGGCTATGACGGCAAGGTCGACCGCATCGACCTGTCGGGGGTCGACCGCATCGATACGGTCGGCGCATGGGTCATCCACCGCTTCGCCCGCGACCGCAACGTCACGATCGACGGGCTGAACGCCGACAGCCAGCATCTCTTCGACCAGGTGGCCGCCGCCGACGATCCCGTCGTGCGCAAGGACAAGGCGCTCAGCCCGCCCCTGCGCGCGCTGGAGGAGATCGGCGATGCGGTCACAGGCAGCGCCCGCCAGCTGCTCGGCCTGCTCGGCTTCATGGGTGCGACCGTCCTCGCCTTCCTGAACGTGCTGCGCCATCCGCGCCGCTTCCGCTTCAACGCGACGGTGCAGCGCTTCGAGGTCGTCGGCGTCTCGGCGCTGGGCATCATCGGACTGATGAGCTTCCTGATCGGCATGGTCATCGCGCAGCAGGGCGCGGTACAGCTGCGCCAGTTCGGCGCTGAGGTGTTCACGATCAACCTGATCGGGCGCCTGACCTTCCGCGAACTGGGCGTGCTGATGACCGCGATCATGGTCGCCGGGCGCTCCGGATCGGCCTTCGCTGCGCAGCTCGGCACGATGAAGCTGACCGAGGAAATCGACGCGATGCGTACCATCGGCGTGTCGCCGATGGAGGCGCTGGTCCTGCCGCGCGTCATCGCCGCGATCGTGATGATGCTGCTCTTGGGCTTCTACGCATCGATCATCGCGATCATCGGCGGCGGGCTGCTCAGCTGGGCGCAGCTTGGCATCCCGCCGATCACCTTCGTCACCCGCATTCGCGAAGTGGTGCCCATCACCGACCTCTATATCGGCCTGATCAAGGCACCGGTATTCGGCGCGATCATCGGCATTTCGGGCTGTTTCCACGGGATGCAGGTCGAAAGCGACGCCGAACAGGTCGGCAACCGCACGACCGCGGCGGTGGTGCAGGCGATTTTCCTCGTGATCGTGCTCGACGCCTTCTTCGCCATCTTCTTCGCATGGATCGGCTGGATATGA
- a CDS encoding ABC transporter ATP-binding protein, producing MSDDTDAIIRVRGLKNQFGEQVIHENLDLDVRRGEILGVVGGSGTGKSVLMRSIIGLQTPAAGTIEVFGENTIGREETEATEIRKKWGVLFQGGALFSTLTVAENVQVPLKEFYPKLKPALLEEIAGYKVVMTGLPANAGPKYPSELSGGMKKRAGLARALALDPQLLFLDEPTAGLDPIGAAAFDELTASLQKTLGLTVFLITHDLDTLHAICDRVAVLADRKVIAVGTIDELLALDHPWIQEYFNGPRGRAATDAQDRIAKAHDHNRDAGTEPASPQAQRR from the coding sequence ATGAGCGACGACACCGACGCCATCATCCGCGTGCGCGGCCTCAAGAACCAGTTCGGCGAACAGGTCATTCACGAAAATCTCGACCTCGACGTGCGGCGGGGCGAAATCCTGGGCGTCGTCGGCGGGTCGGGCACCGGCAAGTCGGTGCTGATGCGCTCGATCATCGGGCTGCAAACGCCTGCCGCCGGCACGATCGAGGTGTTCGGCGAAAACACTATCGGCCGCGAAGAGACCGAAGCGACCGAGATCCGCAAGAAATGGGGCGTGCTGTTCCAGGGCGGTGCGCTGTTCTCCACGCTGACCGTCGCGGAAAACGTGCAGGTCCCGCTCAAGGAATTCTACCCGAAGCTCAAGCCTGCGCTGCTGGAGGAGATCGCCGGGTACAAGGTCGTCATGACCGGCCTGCCCGCCAATGCCGGCCCGAAATATCCGTCCGAACTGTCGGGCGGGATGAAGAAGCGCGCCGGCCTCGCCCGTGCGCTGGCGCTCGATCCGCAGCTGCTGTTCCTCGACGAACCGACCGCGGGATTGGACCCGATCGGCGCGGCGGCGTTCGACGAACTGACCGCCTCGCTGCAGAAGACGTTGGGGCTTACCGTCTTCCTCATCACCCACGACCTCGACACGCTGCACGCCATCTGCGACCGGGTGGCGGTGCTGGCGGACAGAAAGGTCATCGCCGTCGGCACGATCGACGAATTGCTCGCGCTGGATCACCCGTGGATTCAGGAATATTTCAATGGACCCCGTGGCCGTGCCGCCACCGATGCACAGGATCGCATTGCAAAGGCGCATGACCACAATCGCGATGCCGGAACCGAACCGGCCTCGCCGCAAGCCCAGAGGCGCTGA
- a CDS encoding MlaD family protein, with protein sequence METRSNHVLVGAVVLILLVMLALFTVWLARIGGGREKEYDVFFKQAVDGLAKGSPVSFSGVPVGQVEDIALWPKDPQFVRVRLKVKDETPVLLGTTATIVGSFTGVSTITLDGAVRGAPPIACPETNPEQQCPMGVPVIPPKAGGVAALLSSAPQLLERVTTLTERLADVLSDRNQNSIAAILDSTNRLTDALADRGPEIAATLAETRIAIQRAGVASQQIGELAATTNGVLANDIQPTIQQLNRTIASAQKSADTLNEAIGDAKPGLQAFSKQTIPQVNQLVGDLRAMTGALASVAEKVDQGGATALVGRSKLPDYDPKKK encoded by the coding sequence ATGGAAACCCGGTCGAACCATGTCCTTGTCGGCGCGGTGGTGCTGATCCTGCTGGTCATGCTGGCGCTGTTCACCGTGTGGCTCGCCCGCATCGGCGGCGGCCGTGAAAAGGAATATGACGTCTTCTTCAAACAGGCCGTCGACGGCCTCGCGAAGGGCTCGCCGGTCTCCTTCTCGGGCGTGCCGGTCGGTCAGGTCGAAGATATCGCGCTGTGGCCGAAGGATCCGCAATTCGTGCGCGTCCGGCTGAAGGTCAAGGACGAAACCCCAGTCCTGCTCGGCACGACCGCGACCATCGTCGGCAGCTTCACCGGCGTGTCGACCATTACGCTCGACGGCGCGGTCCGGGGCGCCCCGCCGATCGCCTGCCCCGAAACCAATCCCGAACAGCAATGCCCGATGGGCGTGCCGGTCATTCCGCCCAAGGCCGGCGGCGTCGCTGCGCTGCTCAGCTCCGCGCCGCAGCTGCTCGAACGCGTCACGACGCTGACCGAACGGCTGGCCGACGTGCTGTCGGACCGCAACCAGAACTCGATCGCCGCGATCCTCGACAGCACCAACCGGCTGACCGATGCGCTCGCCGATCGCGGTCCCGAAATCGCCGCGACGCTGGCCGAAACCCGCATCGCCATCCAGCGTGCCGGGGTCGCCTCGCAACAGATCGGCGAACTGGCCGCGACCACCAACGGCGTGCTGGCCAACGACATCCAGCCCACGATCCAGCAGCTTAATCGCACCATCGCCAGCGCACAGAAGAGCGCCGATACGCTCAACGAAGCGATCGGCGATGCGAAGCCGGGGCTGCAGGCGTTCAGCAAGCAGACGATCCCGCAGGTGAACCAGCTGGTCGGCGACCTGCGCGCGATGACCGGTGCGCTCGCCTCGGTCGCGGAAAAGGTCGATCAGGGCGGCGCCACGGCGCTGGTCGGTCGCTCGAAGCTGCCCGACTACGACCCGAAAAAGAAGTGA
- a CDS encoding ABC-type transport auxiliary lipoprotein family protein, translating into MKKLSVLLLLPLAACIRFGAEPPPALLTLTPAAPVAAGQTQNSAAARSITVQVPVVPQELAVTRVPVQSSPTTIAYVKEAQWVEPPARLFARLLSDTLTSRANMVVLSPRQGFTDPGAQLSGELRQFGIDATRNEAVVVYDATLQRVNATTFEKRRFEARVPVTVIDANNAGPAINQAANTVATAVADWVRR; encoded by the coding sequence ATGAAGAAGCTCTCGGTTCTGCTGCTCCTGCCGCTCGCGGCGTGCATCCGCTTCGGGGCGGAACCGCCGCCCGCACTGCTGACGCTGACCCCGGCCGCGCCGGTCGCCGCCGGGCAGACGCAGAACTCGGCCGCTGCGCGCTCGATCACCGTGCAGGTGCCGGTCGTCCCGCAGGAATTGGCGGTGACCCGCGTGCCGGTCCAGTCCAGCCCGACGACCATCGCCTATGTGAAGGAAGCGCAATGGGTCGAACCGCCCGCGCGCCTGTTCGCGCGGCTGCTGTCGGACACGCTGACCTCGCGCGCGAACATGGTCGTGCTCAGCCCGCGGCAGGGCTTCACCGATCCCGGCGCGCAGCTGTCGGGCGAACTGCGACAATTCGGCATCGACGCAACCCGCAACGAAGCGGTCGTCGTCTATGACGCGACGCTCCAGCGCGTGAACGCGACGACCTTCGAAAAGCGCCGCTTCGAAGCGCGCGTGCCGGTAACCGTGATCGACGCGAACAACGCCGGCCCTGCGATCAATCAGGCCGCGAACACCGTCGCCACCGCCGTCGCCGACTGGGTTCGTCGCTGA
- a CDS encoding LysE family translocator has translation MPLHNWLLFVAAVIVLCGTPGPNMLHVLSRSVALGWRGSLPAMAGCLTALVGVLAASAAGLTALLTAVPGLFDVLRYAGAAYLAWLGFRALTTRAASADAPLPALPPARLFRGGFLVGISNPKLLLFATAFLPQFVDQARPQAPQFAILVATFALVECLWYAAYALGGRSIARHLTRPRVRRWFDRATGGIFLGFSAALLASRV, from the coding sequence ATGCCCCTGCATAACTGGCTGCTGTTCGTGGCCGCCGTGATCGTGCTGTGCGGCACGCCCGGCCCGAACATGCTCCATGTCCTCTCCCGCAGCGTGGCGCTGGGCTGGCGCGGCAGCTTGCCGGCGATGGCCGGGTGCCTGACGGCTCTGGTCGGGGTGCTGGCGGCATCCGCGGCGGGGCTGACCGCGCTGCTGACCGCCGTACCCGGCCTGTTCGACGTGCTGCGCTATGCGGGGGCAGCCTATCTCGCATGGCTCGGTTTTCGCGCGCTGACCACACGCGCCGCATCGGCCGATGCGCCGTTGCCGGCGCTGCCGCCCGCGCGACTGTTCCGCGGCGGCTTTCTGGTCGGGATCAGCAATCCCAAGCTGCTGCTGTTCGCCACCGCCTTCCTGCCGCAGTTCGTCGACCAAGCCCGGCCACAGGCACCGCAGTTCGCGATCCTCGTCGCGACCTTCGCGCTGGTCGAATGCCTGTGGTACGCCGCCTATGCGCTGGGCGGCCGATCGATCGCCCGCCACCTGACCCGCCCGCGCGTCCGCCGCTGGTTCGACCGCGCGACTGGCGGCATCTTCCTCGGCTTCAGCGCCGCGCTGCTCGCCTCGCGCGTCTGA
- a CDS encoding peptidylprolyl isomerase: MHIVSLIAALLQSTASAAAPPAPADPVEADWRAIPDDELMVMTLAGNRRVVIRLAPRYAPVHVDNLRKLARAHWWDGTSVYRVQDNYVTQWGDVTEKKPLPAGVVANPPAEYVGSRYDAVTRMTRPDPYAAKSGHSADGWPVASDGKAAWLTHCYAMVGVGRDMAPSTGSGAELYTVIGHAPRHLDRNIALVGRVIEGMEFLSSLPRGTGNMGFYAPDQVPTPILSVRLASDMPAAQRPHYQFRAADNARFAAWLRGRENREPPFFTVPAGGADVCNAMPPVRKAPVR, from the coding sequence ATGCACATCGTCTCGCTGATCGCCGCCCTGCTCCAGTCCACTGCATCTGCCGCGGCGCCGCCTGCGCCGGCCGATCCGGTCGAGGCCGACTGGCGGGCGATTCCCGATGACGAACTGATGGTAATGACGCTTGCCGGCAACCGACGGGTCGTGATCCGGCTGGCGCCGCGCTACGCGCCGGTCCATGTCGACAATCTGCGCAAGCTGGCGCGGGCGCATTGGTGGGACGGGACGTCGGTGTACCGCGTGCAGGACAATTACGTCACGCAATGGGGCGACGTGACCGAGAAGAAGCCGCTGCCCGCCGGTGTCGTCGCCAATCCGCCCGCCGAATATGTCGGCAGCCGCTATGATGCGGTGACGCGGATGACGCGGCCGGACCCCTATGCGGCGAAGAGCGGGCATAGCGCGGATGGCTGGCCGGTGGCGAGCGATGGCAAGGCGGCGTGGCTGACGCATTGCTATGCGATGGTCGGGGTCGGGCGGGACATGGCGCCCAGCACCGGTAGCGGGGCGGAGCTGTACACCGTGATCGGCCACGCGCCGCGGCATCTCGACCGCAATATCGCGTTGGTTGGGCGGGTGATCGAGGGGATGGAGTTTCTGTCCTCGTTGCCGCGCGGGACCGGCAATATGGGCTTCTATGCGCCGGATCAGGTGCCGACCCCGATCCTGTCGGTGCGGCTGGCCAGCGACATGCCGGCTGCGCAGCGCCCGCATTATCAGTTTCGCGCGGCCGACAATGCGCGGTTCGCCGCATGGCTGCGCGGGCGGGAGAATCGCGAGCCGCCGTTCTTCACGGTGCCGGCGGGCGGGGCCGATGTGTGCAATGCGATGCCGCCGGTCCGCAAGGCGCCGGTCCGGTAG
- a CDS encoding arabinan endo-1,5-alpha-L-arabinosidase → MARFVAPLAALLLAGGSMAQAPAPDGDIRPVHDPVLIRQGGTWHVFSTGIGKDGQGLIAARTSPDLVHWRAGTPPFATLPDWAVLAIPGAKNMWAPDISFVNGRYRLYYSVSTFGSNRSAIGLATNMTLDPAAPGYGWRDEGVVLQSMPTDDYNAIDPAFIADGQGRHWLSFGSFWSGLKLVELDRATGKPLNPRARPLTLASRPVPAGAPSIIEAPYIFARGGYYWLIASYDYCCKGVNSTYYTVIGRSKSITGPYLGKDGSSMLAGGGTILLRADLQEQRRFRGPGHAGHYRGTDGVDRLVHHAYDKDNDGAPTLRVATLEWGRDGWPTAQ, encoded by the coding sequence ATGGCCCGGTTCGTCGCGCCGCTCGCCGCGCTGCTGCTGGCCGGTGGCTCGATGGCCCAGGCCCCGGCGCCTGACGGTGACATCCGCCCGGTCCATGATCCGGTCCTGATCCGGCAGGGCGGCACCTGGCACGTCTTTTCGACCGGGATCGGCAAGGACGGGCAGGGGCTGATCGCGGCGCGCACCTCGCCCGACCTCGTCCACTGGCGCGCCGGCACGCCGCCCTTCGCCACGCTGCCCGACTGGGCGGTGCTGGCGATACCGGGGGCGAAGAACATGTGGGCGCCCGACATATCCTTCGTGAACGGGCGCTACCGGCTCTATTATTCGGTTTCGACCTTCGGGTCGAACCGCTCGGCGATCGGGCTTGCCACCAATATGACGCTCGACCCCGCCGCGCCCGGCTATGGCTGGCGGGACGAGGGGGTGGTGCTGCAGTCGATGCCCACCGACGACTACAATGCGATCGACCCGGCGTTCATCGCCGATGGCCAGGGGCGGCACTGGCTGTCCTTCGGCAGCTTCTGGAGCGGGTTGAAGCTGGTCGAGCTGGACCGCGCCACCGGCAAGCCACTGAACCCGCGCGCCAGACCTTTGACGCTCGCCAGCCGCCCGGTGCCGGCCGGCGCACCGTCGATCATCGAGGCGCCCTATATCTTTGCCCGTGGCGGCTATTACTGGCTGATCGCCAGCTACGACTATTGCTGCAAAGGCGTGAACAGCACCTATTACACCGTGATCGGCCGATCGAAGTCGATCACCGGCCCCTATCTGGGCAAGGACGGCAGCTCGATGCTGGCCGGTGGCGGCACGATCCTGCTGCGCGCCGACCTGCAGGAACAGAGACGGTTCCGCGGGCCGGGACACGCCGGCCATTATCGTGGGACCGATGGCGTCGACCGCCTCGTCCATCACGCCTACGACAAGGACAATGACGGTGCGCCGACCCTGCGTGTCGCGACCCTCGAATGGGGCCGCGATGGCTGGCCGACCGCGCAATGA